DNA from Chionomys nivalis chromosome 11, mChiNiv1.1, whole genome shotgun sequence:
CTTGAGGACAAACAgccaaaattttgttttgttttgtttttatgatgtgATACCTGGAATGTTGACTATACTCCTGAGCATAAAAATCCATGGGCAACAAAAACTGGTCTGGATagggtttaaataaaaatagaagaagaaaggaagaaagaaggaggaagtgggagaaaCTCAGAGactcaaagttgggtgggtagagaaaATAGAGAGGGTCGAGTCGATGTAGGAGGGGTTTTGGAAGTGGAGTAAAAAGATCAAAATACatgtaaagtttttaaataagCAATACAAAAATTgtcctttattatatttattcattaatctaTTTATATAAAGACCTGAACtgagtttctcctccctcttgtccccccagccccttcccccattccattCTTTGTTTCCACCCCCaattcactcctcctccacttctgtttaagaaaggggcaggtctcctatgagtatcaacaaaatatggcatatcaagctTCAGTAAGATTAAGCACCGCCCTATGTATTAAGGATGGTCAAGGTGGCCCAGTATGAGAAGTTGAGTTCCAAAAACCTGTAAATGAGTCAGAGATAGCCTTGTTCCCACTCTTATGAGTCCCATAAGAGGAAGAAGCCACACAGCTGTAACATACATGTAGAGTATCTAGGTTAGTCCCATGCAGGCTGCCTTGTTGTCAGTTCAAtccctgtgagcccctgtgagcccaggttaattgattctgtgagttttcttgtggtgtccctgAACCTTCTGGCTTTAACAACCCCTTCTCCCTGTCTTGTGTCAGAGTCCCCCaaactccatctaatgtttgcctgtgggtatctgtttccatcagttgcaggATGACCCCTTTCTAATGACATTTGGGCGAGGCAcaaatctggtcacaggagatggccagtttggGCTATGTATCTTCTATTGCCTGGAGTCATAGCTAGGTGTCCcgcgcaaccgtctcgccagcaagaacgacgcggcacacacaggatccttctgcagaaagctttaatgcgtcttgagagggagagcataagcttacagagcggagaccccagaggaccaaagcccaatccttttataggttaatagtcctcgcctccgacgtgtcacgctctgactggttgcagctcgtcagcccatatgacgccacgggagaggcagagaacaagggatggaaatttcagttggtgctgccgaatgcaggcgccatcttgtaatggagtatgcaggggtgGCTCCTCACATCTCCCCCTTTCTAATATATTAAGGCAAATAGGCTTCCCAGATTATTGAGGGTAGAGACAGTGGTCATACTTCCCACAAGCAAACATACAGGACTTGTACGAAAGTCATCCCTAGGTTTATCGAGACCCGAGATGCTCTCGACCTGTCCTCTGCCGTTTTTCTGGGAAAGGGAGATTAAGGCAGGCAACCCTTATGCAGTACAACATGTCTCTCAGAGAGGGTGTTATAGCAGCAACTCTCTGTGCGATGCACTTCGCTCAACACCCCTCTTGGGATGAAAGGCCAGACACTCTACCCTGTGCAATGAACCTAAGTTCCGGGTGTGCAAGAGCTGTCCAGCGAATAGCCTATTGCTTGAGCATAGTTAGCCAGATGTCAGGGGGGGCCCCCTGTTCTAGGGCGACAAGAGCCTGTGCAATCACCaccttgtctcttttgttttgggtTCTGAGCCTGCAAACCAGCCAGAGGAGAAACACCATTCTGCAGCAAACAATCACACcaaacaaccccacccccacccatcctttgaaataagaaacagtCGAGGAAATCTAGGAAGACAGCCCCTCCATGAAGGACAGATCAAGGCGGGTAGAGTTGATCTAGACAATGGCGGCTCTCAACTCGCGAAGCGTCTGTTCAAATTCAACGGTCCAGTTCTGCAAAATGAACTGCAAAAGACTTATAGACAAATTAGCTGCTCTGGTAAAATTTTCATACTGAATGGAAGTAACACATAGGCCAGGGAGCTTTTGTTCGTAGCCCAATTGTGCCATCTGCCATAGATGACTGTAGCATTGATTACAATATTACTGTTAGATTCCCATCTAGCCTCTTTTAGCCAGGCTGAGGATTGGTTACAGGAATcactattattttgttctttcaccAGGAAGCAAAGGCTCCCTTTAAGGGAGATagtcctgttttctttaagttcttGAATTTGTTCATCTTTGGGCAGAAAGGCAAGTCCCAGTTCTTTATTAGTGTCAAAAAATCGGGGGAAAACTTGTGCATTATACATTACCGGCATTGGCAATGGGAATGTCGACATTATTCCCCAACGTGGCTCCCCTTGAATTACCAGAATCTTAATCATCAACAGCATCACAAGAAGcgccctgttctttttctttatgttgctgGTCGGTTTCATTTTCCTGCTCCAAGACAGTTCTGGTGAGTCTCTCAGGGACCCAAAAGGGATTTTCTTcatcctgtggaaaaacacaaacagctcccctggatcttatTAAAATAGGATCCGGGCCTTTCCATTCATTAGTcagcacatctttccattttactaaTTCCTTAGGCCGCTGTGGGTCCGAGCAATGTCTCTGTGCTGCGGTTTGATCATTTTCATCcgaatttaaaaaattcacagtaaaaagtgctacagcaatagcaaccctcgGTACTGGGGGTAAGTCCTGTacaattccccctttttgttttatgagataagaTTTAAGCGTACGATGTGCGCGCTCAATAATACCTTGTCCCTGAGGGTTGTAAGGCAAGCCTGTAACATGTGTGACTTGCATCTGTGcacaaaattgtttaaatttctgAGAAGTATAAGCAGGTCCATTATCAGTCTTGAGGCATCTGGGCTTTCCCCAGGCACTCCATGCCTCGAGGCAATGTTGAATAACATGGCAAGTTTTTTCCCCTGTAAGTGGCGTTGCATGGAGAACACCAGAACAGGTGTCTATTGACACATGAACGTATTGTAACTTTCCAAATGAGGGGACAtgagtaacatccatttgccacaCCTGTAGTGGTAAAATTCCTCTGGGGTTGACACCTGTATGACGAATAGGAAGAAACTGACAGCAATTGTGACATTGGGTAACAATATCACGGGCTTCTTTTCTGGTTAAAGAGAAGCGCCTGCGTAAAGTCTCAGAGGTGACGTGGAAGTTATTATGAAAAGCCTTGGCAGCTTGTAAGGGTGAAGCAAATGCGGCTGCAGCCAGTCGCGTGGCTTTGTCTGCCAAATCATTGCCAAGGCTCATTGGTCCAGGGAGGCCCGAATGGGCCCTAATGTGAGTGATAAAAAAAGGAGCTTTCCTATGCAGTAGACAATcctgtaatttttgaaaaagaagtgcCACTTTGCTTGTGGATTTTATAATCCCGGCAGTTTCAAGCAAGTTAACAGCATTGACTACATAAAAGGAATCAGAAACAATATTGAGAGGAcccaaaaatttttgaaaaacttcCAACACCACCAGGCACTCCACTATTTGAGGGGAGGTCTCTGTATAGGATCGTGAAAACACCCTGGAGCCTACAACGTAGGCTCCAAGACCGCCCTTTGAACCATCTGTATACACCACCAGCCCATCCTTCAATGGGGTGGGTGAAGTCACTCGGGGAAAAACTATAGGGTGTTCCGCAGCAAATCGTATCAAAGGATGTTTAGGATAATGATTATCAATCTTTCCTAAAAAGGTGGTGACCAAAATGGCCCAATCATCAGAAGTGGCAGCCAATGTTTGTACTTGGTGGGAGTTATAAGGAACTATAATGGAAATGGGGTGCTTGCCAAAATGGCCAACAGCTGCCTTCAAGCCTTTAAGGGCAATTTGAGCTATGGCTGCAGGGTACCAATCAATTATTTTATGAGGGGAAGCATGTGGATGGACCCATAAAAGCGGCCCATTTTGCCAAAGCACTGCAGTGGGCAACTTCCTTGTTTTGAACACGCATAGGGAAAAGGGTTGGGATGAATCTATACGGCATAATTGTGCCCTTTCAATGGCCCTTTCCACTAAAAGGAGGGCAGCTTCGGCTGCAGGGGTTAAAGATCtgggggaggtaatgtgggcatCTCCctctaaaatatcaaataaggGCTTTAGGTCAGCAGAGGgaatctttaaaaatgggcgaagccaattaatatctcctaacagcctttgaaaatcatttaaagtacataaatcatttctgtaaattttaagtttttgtggAATAATCTTATCTGGAAAAATTAAGGAACCTAAAAAATGCCCAGAATTAGCAACTTGGACCTTTTCGGTAGCAATTTGGAGGCCCCAAAACTGTAAGGTCTTAAGTAATAAAGGATAGGCTTCTTGAAGAAGTTTTTGATCTTTATGACATATAAGCACATCATCCATATAGTGAATAACTATTAGCATTGGAAATTGTTCTCTTATTGGCCTTAGGGCCTCTTGTACATACAATTGACACATAGTCggactatttgccatgccctgGGGCAATACCTTCCATTGGAATCTCTTATCAGGTTCCATATGATTAATGGAGGGGACAGTAAATGCAAAACGTGGTCTATCAGGAGGATacaaagggatggagaaaaaacaatctttgatGTCTAATATAATTAAGTTCCAATCTTTGGGCAAGGTGGAAAGCACCGGGAGCCCCCGCTGCACAGCCCCTAGGGGGTGCATTTGTTCATTAATGGCTCTTAGATCATGTAGCAAGCGCcattttcctgacttctttttgATGACAAAAATCGGGGTATTCCAAGGGGAGGTTGATGGTTCAATGTGTCCCAAGGCTAGCTGTTCAGAAATAAGGCTGGTTACCGCCTTCAATTTTTCAGAGGTCAGTGGCCACTGGGGAACCCACACCGGGGTCTCTGTTTTCCATGGTATGGGTCGTGCTGCCCCAGTGGCGCCTAGGAAAAACCCAGGCCCTGTCTTCCTTGGTTGGGGTCAGGCGCCACAGGTTCTGTCCGCCCTTGTCCTAGGCGCCCTAGTCCTTTTCCCACCTCGTACCCTATCTTTCTCATAATATTGATTGCTTGTGGTGAATATTCATTAGATAAAGTAAGTCCCATGGCTTGCATAACATCCCGTCCCCATAAGTTAACAGGCAAGGCTAGTACATACGGGGTGAACCGTCCCTCCTGTCCTTCCATGGTCCTCCAAATAAGGACCGAGGAGCTGATAGTTGGGTGAGCATTATATCCCAGTCCTTGTAAAGAATGTGACGCTTCAGTAGTTGGCCAAGATTTGGGCCACCAATGGGAGGAAATTATGCTTTTGTCCGCTCCGGTGTCCAAAATGCCTTCAAAACGCTTACCATTAACCCAGAGGGACAACTTTGGCCTATCCTGGAGGCTAACAACTAAGTAAGCTGAATCCTGGCCTGAGgatcccatctgtctgtcttctgttttctgatgagcatcacctgggaggagcagcagctgagctaTTCTATCTCCTTTACTAATAGAAAAAACCCCATTAGGACTGGAACATAATACTTGAATCTCAGGGACATGTTGATTATCAATTATACCAGGATGGACAATTAGTCCCTGCAGGGTGAGCGATCCTCGGCCTAAAAGGAGACCTACGCTCCCTTGTGGCAATGGTGTAGGCATCTGAACAGGGACAGGCTGCACCCCCATCTGGGGCATTAGTAAGAAGTCGGAGGAGGCGCACAAGTCCACTCTTGTTCTGTTTCCGGGGGAGCCTCGTCTGTTGCCTTGATAAACCTGTTCCCATATTTTTGTGGGCCCTGGGATCGAGGGCCCACTGCCCCGTTTTTTGGATTCTTATTCACAAATGTCTCCATAGGAGGGAGAACTCTGCCCTTTATATCCCTTACTGAGCGACATAGCTCAGCTTTGTGGTAGCCCTTACCACAGCGGGTACAGAGGGTAGGTggagccctttctctttctgatgctCTACAGTCCTTTTTAAAATGCCCCGGCTTTCCACATTTAAAGCAAACTCTTTTGTCAGGCCCTTTAAGGGGGCGCTTTTGAGACTGTAAAATGGCAGCAGCCAATCCTACATTAGTAAGGGGACCACCAAGTTCTCTACAAATCCTGAGCCAATCTTGTAgtcctttattctttcttgggGCTATGGCCGCGCGACATTCCTGAGTGGCGTTCTCAAAGATAAGCTGTTCAGTAAGAGGCGCGGCTGTTTCAGGATCACCAAAGATGCGCCCTGCTGCCTCTGTCATTCGCGCCACAAAATCTGAAAAAGGCTCCTGGGTCCCTTGAATAATCTTAGTGAGCTGATTATTCACTTCCCCCTTTTTGGAGAGTGCCTTCCAGGCCCTAATGGCCATATCAGCAATTTGCCGATATGCACCCCAGTGATAATCTGTTTGATTAGCTGCAAAACGCCCTTGACCTGTCAGGAGGTCGAACGTCCATTGTTGCTGTTCCGGAGTCAGAGCCATAGCATTGGCCCTGGCTTGCTCCTGTGCAGCTTCATGCCAGAGAGCTTTCCATTCCAAATATTGGCCCATGCTGACAAGCGATGCTTTCGCCACCGTCTGCCAGTCAGCTGGGGTCATGGCGGCCATGGCCAGCCTGTCCAATTGTGCTAGAGTAAAGTTGGCTGTTACTCCATATTTTCTGACCGACTCTGCCAATTCTTTAAGTTGACTATACTCTATGGGTGCATGCACCCGTCCTCCCTCTGCGCCTTCAAAAACAGGATAAGCAAggtgtagttttctttttactttctctgggaggaaggagaaggacttCCGGCGCATTTCATAAGGAGGGGGCGCTGAAGGGACTACCTGCGGGGAGGCTGCATAAGGCTGCCGCTTTCGGGGCTCTCTCTTACTCCGCAAGTGATCATCAGGATGATACCTCTCCTCCTCAtatctggcttcttcctcctctagttcagcttcttcctcagggtctaagtcttcttcttctgaactttTAGAATCATCGGAGCTATCGGCAATTAAAGCTTCAAGCTCTTGTAAAGGGTATAGACTagtacttcctttctttcttacaacAGGCAAGGGACCTCTAGGGTCCGATGCATACACCCCCTTGTCATTAGACTCACCGGGGGGGGCCATTTTCCTTAATTGGGACTGGTTTTTTCTTGCGCGCGCCCAACCTCTCACTACGCTCAGTTTCTGACATGCTATCCTGGACTTCTTCAAGGACATTTCGTCCCTCCGCTACAACAGCCCGACAGGCTTCATCCTCTAAACAGTTCTTAATAAGTTTCCAAATGGCCCTTGTCCCCTGTCTCAATTCCCCTTCTGCCAGTTTTTTATCAAGATCTTTACCTAATTTATTCCATGAGGCAAGAGTCAAGGACCCGGAGCAAACATACCAGGGAGCCACCCGATCAATTTCTTTGACAAAATTTTTAAGTGTCCGATTGGCAACTTTTATGTCTCGTTGCTTTAACACCGTTTCTAGCGCTGTAACGATAGACTGAGAGGAGCCCATGATAACGAGCAGACACCCGCGGCTTATCTACGTCCGTCTTACAAgtgtgaagaaaatgaaagtaaactcCGCGTACGGCTCTTTTATCTACAAGAGACTGAGGCACGCAACAGAGTGCTGCCGCTTATCTACGTCGGACTTAACGCACCTAACAATCATAACGGTGAAAGCAGAGCATAGTAGCACTCCCAGGACAATCACTATGGCTTCAACACTATCTTCCTAAGGCAGCGAGAGGTCCAAGCCAAAATCCAGAAAGGACATACCTCTCTGAGCGTATCCACCTGCAGTTCTGAATCCTCCTTGAATCCAAGGGATCTCCGATGGTGCTGACGATGTTGAGGTTCCCGGGATTTCGGCACCAGTTGTCCcgcgcaaccgtctcgccagcaagaacgacgcggcacacacaggatccttctgcagaaagctttaatgcgtcttgagagggagagcataagcttacagagcggagaccccagaggaccaaagcccaatccttttataggttaatagtcctcgcctccgacgtgtcacgctctgactggttgcagctcgtcagcccatatgacgccacgggagaggcagagaacaagggatggaaatttcagttggtgctgccgaatgcaggcgccatcttgtaatggagtatgcaggggtgGCTCCTCACAGCTAGGGTCATCTTTGGAGATTTCTGGGAAAGACCCTTGTACCAGATTTTTACCTGGACCAGGAATGCCCCTATTCTTCAATAGTCTCTTTCAGTACTGTTCCCTTCCACCCCCACACTCAACCTGATCACTCATATTTCCTTTCCTACTCACCCTCAGTCCACTCGTAAAATCTCTTCTATAGAGTTCCTCTTCACAGGGAGATCTGGGTGTCCCCCCAATAAACCCTtattgttacctagtctctcttgACCTGTGGAGATCAGCACAGTCATCCTTTATTTTCCTGCTAATATCCCGttatgaatgagtatataccatgtttgtctttcttggtctgggttatcttacttGTTGAGGagcagccttgacaaaaataccttttgccagggtaggggcatgggaattttagaaacataagtaaagaatatggagacacataaaaaataataagacagaaaccatagaataatACTGGGAGGgtattccagtgagtactgaaaatgcTCCTGCTTATTTTTCCATTgcttttatacccaatgtaaatggtgggggggggcagaaggtAACAAAGGACTGTACTcaaacatgatacaaaggatacTCAAACAGCCAATCGCTTTAACACTCTGAggcatcaaatcattagcattctgttgtctaggtagcAAAGCTGCTCTAGATCCCATATCCTGAAGGCTGCcgctccccaggtgacctcatagctaaaaaggaaggagcaaaagtacatagaaaaagacaagatctcctgagtaaatggagagcatggggaccttgaaagagggttgaagggaggtaagaggcagggagaggaacagaggaaaatgtagagctcaataaaaatcaataaaaaagtacatttacatatcctgaccatctgtcaggattaAATGGAGCtgtcttaatgtcaaaagaatcaAGCAATCACATCCTGAATTGGGACATGCAGCTATGCTTGTTGTTCATTTGAGCAACCTCCagactctctgaccatcagacaaggtaaAAATGGGCCCAtattttgggcctccacacttactcaggatgatttttttagttccatccatctgGCTTCGAACTTCCTTGTGTCCTTATTTTTAAcagctgtgtaatactccattatgtaaatgtaccacattttttgcACATCCATTTCttggttgagagacatctaggttgtatCTGTGTTCTGGCTActataaataaagctgctataaacatagttgaacaaatgtccccATGGTATGATTGATCATCCTTCAGGTATATGTTCAAGGTAGCTGAGTCTTacagtagattgattcccaggtTTTCTGTAAAACTACCATATtaacttccaaagtggctgtacaagtttgtactcccaccagcagaggaggagtgttccccttgctccacgtCCTCTCCAGCAGGAGTTGTCATTAGTGTCTTTGATTTTTGTAAtgctgactggtgtaagatggaatctaagagtcatttttatttgcatttccctgataggtAAGGATGctgaaacagagaattctcaatttGAAGGAAGAGAGTTACAGAGAGGAAAGCAAAGGTAATATAGCCTTGTGCAAGAATGCAAAAGGAAATTGTGATTCATTAAAACTGCATTAAATGTGTTTGTTTAGGATAATACACACTTGTACCCTGAATAAAATCATCATTTCAATTTATGTATCTATTatcaaaattgaaataaatagtaatcagaaaatataaagtagTTATCATTGAAGGAATATTTAAAGTAGAAAGACAAGCAACTTGTAGAAATCACactcatataaaaattaaagtcttttttgttgatgttgtttgtttATCAAGACAGAGATTCTTGGCATAGCAGCCCTGAcaatcctggaactctctttgtggGGCAAGCTTGCCTctgagtcacagagatctgctttcctctacctctggagtcctaagattaaaggtgtatgccaccaccaggTTGAGAACAAAAGTCTTAAATGCCATTGATTAGTATTGCAGAGTCCATAAACACAGTATATATTAAACATTTCCTGctactttttttttggggggggggtttgagacagggtttctctgtggttttggagcctgtcctggaactagctcttgtagaccaggctggtctcgaactcacagagatccgcctgcctctgcctcccgagtgctgggattaaaggcgtgcgccaccaccgcccggcttcctgcTACTTTCTATGCTAAGCATGACATGCAAGTATAAAAACGTACTTAAGAAAGATTTTTGTCATTGCAATACAAATTTTCAGGTATCTGAAGGATAACTGCCTATATAACaaaattttatattcaaatgaaATTAAGCAAGAAATGTGTTTGCATTAAATGCTGGGGGCAACTTTGTGTGTCATGGAGAGATCTGTGATGGTCAGTATTTGTGACATTGACACAAActagagggaacctcaactgagaagttGTCTCCACCATATTGGCCTGTAGACAATTCTGTAAatcattttgttgttattaataattgatgtgggaagtgcTACTCTAGGATCTCTAGTATGGTATTCATGATCAAAGCAAGCCAGTTTCCAGTTTTTCTCCATagtctttgtttcctttccacCTCCAGGTTCCACTCTTGGGTTCCTGATTTCTCTCAGTGATGGTATGAGATCTgagaattattaaataaataaataaataaatgaacaaataaatcctGTCCTCCCCACAAATTGCTTTGGTTATAAAAttatacagcaacagaaaagcaaactagggCAGGCACTGTTTTGAACAAGTTTTCCCACTAGCCACAAGAGCTGCATGCACTATTGATCACCTTGTTTTTACCtgccagcactgagattacaagcatagTCCACCGTTCCTATTCCTTTTTCAGTAGAGGTTCTGGGTGTTCAACTCAGGACTTTTTGCTGGCTTACAAGCACTAAGTTTGGGACTAAGTTATTGTCCCAAACCCTAAAACattgttatgatttttaaaataaaataataaaatatatagtcaTTTTAAGCTGCTGCTTAAGTTACCTGTTTTCTAAAAAACATTCACtaaaatgaataagaaacaaaaaactatCAGAATAAATGAAGTACTATCTAAATAATCTAGATATAGCTAGAGCTATCactttataattttgtatttttatttactgagaattttatacattgaGACatattcttccccctccccaactACTCCAAGATCCTTCCCATCTCATTACTCACCTAACtttgcattctttctctctctttgtaaaacaaaaacagaaacacaaacacactgatTTGTTCTAGACaactacttcttttttattttattttattcatttttaattaaaatttccacctcctccccgtttcccatttccctccccctcctcccacatattgccccctccccccactcccctcctcctatccccactcctcttctcctccccccactccattctccctccctctcgatactgaagagcactACTTCTGAGCATAGGGCCCAGCCATAAAGTATGGTTGATGTATCCACTATCACTCTATTgatgaaaatttattttccttttccaggaATTATCATTTACCAATAGCTTTTTCTTATAGGGGTGGAACTCTGTGTCTGCTTTCTTATCTCCATGTTTGTCTTtcgtctgtttttttttttcttttacatatcttTTGTGTGCCTTAACAATCTCAGTTTTGAAGTTTTATATATGATAAAACTTTGATTTCATCAGTTCCTGTATATCTAGAAGACCCTGTTTCCTCCTCAGTCTCTTACAATCTTGCTGCCTCTTTTTCACACACATATTAGATGCCTTTAAGATGTAGGAGTGATAAAGGCAGGTCATTTAGAACTGAGTGCTCAAAAGTATCTCTCTTTTCACATTTTCCACATGTCACTCTCTATATTGGTTAAGAAAATTAGGCCTGAGTGATgtgctgatatatatatatatatatatatatatatatatatatatatatatatatatatgttattagGAATCACTTATTTCTGTGCTCCTTTAGCAGAATACTAGTACagtaatttaattctttataattacACTTCAAGCCTTGCGAAATGAAAATTTGAATTATTCCTggaaaatatcatttaatataAGGGGTATGGTCACCTCtggaaaatgaaaactacaaagaaTGAATTAATGGATATGTTAGGACCAGTATACTTAAGATATATGAGGACAAAAATATGGTATGATCTCTACAAGGTTCAATACCAACAAATTGCCTGTAGAAAGAATTAGAATTAACTAActatgaaaaaaaatcccaaaactcTAAGAATCAAAATACTTTTGTCCAAAATCTAAGTTCAAAAGTAGGCaatcactgggcggtggtggcacacgcctttaatcccagcactcgggatgcagaggcaggcggatctctgtgagttcgagaccagcctggtctacaagagctagttccaggacaggctccaaaaccacagagaaaccctgtctcaaaaaaccaaaaaaaaaaaaaaaaaagtaggcaatGTTTGTCTAAAATTTCTTGTCATGATGCCAACAGAGCAAAGGCCATAGATACACTGGAAGAAAAAACATGCTAAAG
Protein-coding regions in this window:
- the LOC130884359 gene encoding igE-binding protein-like, whose protein sequence is MRRKSFSFLPEKVKRKLHLAYPVFEGAEGGRVHAPIEYSQLKELAESVRKYGVTANFTLAQLDRLAMAAMTPADWQTVAKASLVSMGQYLEWKALWHEAAQEQARANAMALTPEQQQWTFDLLTGQGRFAANQTDYHWGAYRQIADMAIRAWKALSKKGEVNNQLTKIIQGTQEPFSDFVARMTEAAGRIFGDPETAAPLTEQLIFENATQECRAAIAPRKNKGLQDWLRICRELGGPLTNVGLAAAILQSQKRPLKGPDKRVCFKCGKPGHFKKDCRASERERAPPTLCTRCGKGYHKAELCRSVRDIKGRVLPPMETFVNKNPKNGAVGPRSQGPQKYGNRFIKATDEAPPETEQEWTCAPPPTSY